The DNA segment ATTTTGGTGTGGGCCGGTTGGGTGAAATGTTGATGGGGTTTGCTTGTTCCGGCGGATTGTGTTTGGCTATTTTTGTAATTTTTTTGTTAAAACAGCCGTCTGAATGTTCAGACAGCTGTTTCGAGATTAAGGCTTAACGGAAAAAGTCGCCCATTCCGGCAGGTAGGCCTTGGGTGAACGCGCCCATGGTTTTGTTGGTGGTTTCTTCGGCTTTATTGCCTGCATCGTTGATGGCGGCCAGCACCAAATCTTCGAGCATTTCTTTGTCGTCGGCCGCTTCTTTGATCAAATCTTCGCTGATGTCGATTTTGCGGACAACGTGGTTGCAGGTCATGGTTACTTTAACCAAGCCGTTGCCTGCTTCGCCGTTCACTTCGGTTTCAGCCAGCTTGGCTTGTGCTTTTTTCATGTTTTCCTGCATTTGTTGCGCCTGCTTCATCAGGCCGCCTAATCCGGCTTTTCCGAACATGGTTTTACTCCTGGTTAAAAAGGGTTTGATGATACCTTTTGAATGGGAAGACGGCAATACGGCGCGGCTTTTCAGAAGGGTTTATTCACGGTTTGTCATACTCGGGTCAAGCCCGAGTATGACGGGTATGGTTTTGCCGATATATGGTTAACGAAACTGTTTTCAGACGGCCTCAATGCTTTATTCCTGCGACTCGGCCAGTTTGAGTGTGTCTGGCAGCCACTCGGCTTCAAAAAGGTCGAGAATCTGCCGTGCGGTTTGGTCGGCTTCGAGCAGGTCTTGCGCTTTTTGGCGGCCTTCGAGTTGCAGGCGTTTGCTGCGCATGGCGGGGGTCTCCCAACCGGCATCGTCGCGCCACGGCTCGGTTTGCAGCTTCAGTTGCAAACCGTAGGCATCGGCAAGGGTGTTTTGGATTTTGTCGAGACGCTCTTTATTGGTAACGGCGCGGGCTTCGCCCGATAGTGACAACAGCATCAAGCCTTTTTCGGCATCGTAGCCGGTCCAGGCGGCGTGTTGGGTCAGCATTTGCGCCGCGCCGAGTTTGGCGGCAAAGCGTTTGGCGATGGCCGCCCAGTTTTCGGGGGCGAACTCGGGCAAGGGGGCGAAGCCTGCTTCGTCTTCATCGTCGGGCGGCGTTTCGTCCTGCTCCGTTTGTGCATTATCCGTTTTTTCGTGGTGTTCAGACGGCATCACCGGCATATCGTATTCGGGATAGGCGTATTCTTCGGGAAAATACGGCGGCTCGTCTGCATCGGGATAAGGC comes from the Neisseria dumasiana genome and includes:
- a CDS encoding YbaB/EbfC family nucleoid-associated protein encodes the protein MFGKAGLGGLMKQAQQMQENMKKAQAKLAETEVNGEAGNGLVKVTMTCNHVVRKIDISEDLIKEAADDKEMLEDLVLAAINDAGNKAEETTNKTMGAFTQGLPAGMGDFFR